In the Paenibacillus pabuli genome, one interval contains:
- a CDS encoding arginase family protein, which translates to MSTKTIRLLMPQWQGGNNPNYSFGAELLAWLAPDNDQPLIKVPVQPYDGTPLVNENGMNGRTQLIEQLEAAEHIIQAHKPDRIIMFGGDCLVEQAPFAYLNERYGGDLGLIWIDAHSDLVRYVGYDNGHTLPLGNLLGEGDEEFSSHVKVPLKPENIFMAGLAVPTEQEAKVISEAFERMGVYSKESDTEVIQRLGIKTAGTEELSNNPDAIKKWIRESNIKHLAIHLDLDVLDPQKFRSLLFANPDEPYVFSPAGTMQLPKLLHLIKELSEETEVVGLGITEHMPWDAIYIRNLLSEIPILNT; encoded by the coding sequence ATGTCTACAAAAACAATACGCCTGCTAATGCCACAGTGGCAAGGAGGCAATAATCCTAACTATTCTTTTGGTGCCGAACTTCTAGCCTGGCTGGCTCCAGATAATGATCAACCACTCATTAAAGTCCCTGTTCAACCTTATGATGGAACTCCACTTGTGAACGAGAACGGCATGAATGGAAGAACACAACTAATAGAACAACTGGAGGCTGCCGAGCATATCATCCAGGCTCACAAGCCGGATCGCATTATTATGTTTGGAGGCGACTGCTTGGTCGAACAGGCTCCTTTTGCCTATCTTAACGAACGATATGGTGGCGACCTCGGGTTAATTTGGATTGATGCACACAGTGATTTAGTTCGATATGTTGGCTATGATAACGGACATACGCTACCACTCGGGAATCTTCTGGGTGAGGGAGATGAGGAGTTCTCGAGCCATGTGAAGGTTCCTCTGAAGCCCGAAAATATCTTTATGGCGGGATTGGCCGTTCCTACGGAGCAAGAAGCAAAAGTTATCTCGGAAGCATTCGAAAGAATGGGTGTGTATTCGAAGGAATCGGACACGGAAGTCATTCAAAGACTGGGGATCAAAACAGCTGGAACAGAGGAGCTATCCAATAATCCAGATGCGATCAAAAAATGGATTAGAGAAAGTAATATCAAACACCTGGCGATTCACCTCGATTTGGACGTACTGGATCCCCAAAAATTTCGCTCATTGCTGTTTGCTAACCCTGACGAGCCGTATGTTTTCTCACCTGCGGGAACCATGCAATTACCTAAGCTTCTGCATTTGATTAAGGAGCTGTCGGAAGAAACGGAGGTCGTGGGCCTGGGCATAACCGAGCATATGCCGTGGGACGCGATTTATATAAGAAATCTGCTCAGCGAGATACCGATATTAAATACGTAA
- a CDS encoding S-layer homology domain-containing protein, with product MNPTTRKIATFLTISALGTAVFPLAANQVHAATYVTNVAATTVQLSSQQIEAAIKELNGLGIMNGYADQSMGEQRAITRAELASLVYKTFSLENKTGESAELTDVNPAAWYAPYATKLVELGIMEANEGQFNPQIQVSDAELEQVVSKAMQRDVKSVHHWMSTFYAENGASTRGETAVLLNTARKAIPSEQAQIESVRSLNAITLIVTFDKPLTAADEVFAKAQTDFALSGGLTLTNMPRLKTGSIATYIVPTSVQKAGEVYTLTYKGQDAGSFEGSGTKLNMTKVSQVTNDTFEIEALKENGVVDYGYIISAYSGGRGANAFVLNDQEQAGGQTYQIISSMQARQVMITPEGGEPIVARYVPFTQSTDGKQEPKFRLPEGQSLQSGVQYTVSSDWANIDNATFTAQSFDALQVASAQAVSETSIEVTLAQDPGDELFSGRSVTLTSPSGDTLTATYKYSSRKGATGVFDLVNDGKLIPGTTYEISPVGDWSVASSVTVTLQ from the coding sequence ATGAATCCGACAACCCGAAAAATTGCTACATTTCTAACCATATCTGCATTAGGTACAGCAGTATTCCCGCTTGCTGCGAACCAAGTACATGCAGCTACATACGTTACCAACGTTGCCGCAACAACGGTACAGCTTAGCAGTCAGCAGATTGAGGCTGCCATCAAGGAATTGAACGGCTTGGGGATCATGAACGGTTATGCCGATCAATCCATGGGTGAACAAAGAGCCATCACCCGCGCGGAACTAGCTTCACTGGTGTACAAAACCTTCAGTCTCGAGAACAAGACGGGAGAAAGTGCAGAATTAACCGACGTTAATCCGGCTGCATGGTATGCGCCTTATGCAACGAAGCTCGTTGAACTGGGCATCATGGAGGCAAACGAGGGGCAATTCAATCCGCAAATCCAAGTATCCGATGCAGAACTTGAGCAGGTTGTATCCAAAGCGATGCAGCGTGACGTGAAATCCGTTCACCATTGGATGAGCACGTTCTATGCCGAGAACGGGGCGTCTACTCGCGGCGAAACAGCGGTACTGCTCAATACGGCACGCAAGGCCATTCCTTCCGAGCAGGCTCAGATTGAGAGTGTCAGATCGCTGAATGCCATTACGTTAATCGTGACTTTTGATAAACCACTCACGGCAGCAGATGAAGTATTTGCCAAAGCGCAAACGGACTTTGCGCTCAGCGGCGGATTGACGTTAACCAATATGCCTCGCCTGAAAACAGGATCAATTGCAACATACATCGTTCCAACGTCTGTTCAGAAAGCTGGTGAGGTGTATACCCTCACTTATAAAGGCCAGGATGCGGGTTCCTTCGAAGGCAGCGGAACGAAGTTAAATATGACGAAGGTTAGTCAAGTAACGAACGATACGTTCGAAATTGAAGCATTGAAGGAAAACGGTGTAGTCGATTACGGTTATATCATTTCAGCTTACAGCGGTGGTCGAGGGGCAAATGCATTTGTGCTGAATGACCAGGAACAAGCGGGAGGACAAACGTATCAAATTATCTCTTCCATGCAGGCAAGACAAGTTATGATTACGCCTGAAGGCGGAGAACCGATTGTTGCCAGATATGTTCCGTTCACGCAATCAACAGACGGCAAACAAGAACCGAAGTTCCGATTGCCTGAAGGACAATCGCTGCAATCCGGTGTCCAATATACGGTATCTTCTGACTGGGCGAATATCGATAATGCTACATTCACTGCACAGTCGTTTGATGCGCTGCAAGTTGCAAGTGCTCAGGCGGTGAGTGAAACTTCCATTGAAGTTACTCTTGCACAAGATCCTGGGGATGAGCTGTTTTCGGGCCGAAGTGTAACGTTAACCTCCCCGAGCGGTGACACCCTGACGGCAACATATAAATACTCAAGCCGGAAAGGTGCAACAGGAGTTTTCGACCTCGTTAACGATGGCAAGTTAATCCCAGGCACTACCTATGAGATCAGCCCCGTTGGGGATTGGAGTGTCGCTTCATCGGTTACAGTAACGCTGCAATAA
- a CDS encoding response regulator transcription factor, which produces MTSILIIEDETTIAELERDYFELNGFSVELCHNGEEGLKLALEGDYNLIIVDLMLPGLDGFECCRRIREVKEVPILVVSAKKEEIDKIRTFNLGVDDFITKPFSPSELVARAKAHLTRYERLLGKSKPVDQDEIHIRGLHIDKGSRRVFMNGEEVAITTKEFDLLVFLASHPNRVFSKSDLFERIWGMDSSGDIATVTVHIRKLRGKLETDPKNPDYIETVWGAGYRFTV; this is translated from the coding sequence GTGACAAGCATATTAATTATTGAAGACGAAACAACGATTGCCGAACTGGAACGGGATTATTTTGAACTTAACGGATTTTCTGTGGAGCTCTGCCATAACGGAGAAGAGGGTTTGAAGCTGGCTCTGGAAGGAGACTACAATTTGATCATTGTTGATCTGATGCTTCCGGGGCTCGACGGTTTCGAATGCTGCAGGCGTATCCGCGAGGTGAAGGAAGTACCGATTCTTGTTGTCTCCGCAAAAAAAGAGGAGATCGATAAGATCAGGACCTTCAACTTGGGCGTCGATGATTTTATTACAAAACCGTTCAGCCCAAGCGAGTTGGTTGCAAGGGCAAAGGCTCATCTAACCCGCTACGAGAGATTGCTCGGCAAGAGCAAACCGGTCGACCAGGATGAGATCCACATTCGCGGACTTCATATCGACAAGGGATCTCGGCGCGTTTTTATGAACGGCGAAGAGGTCGCAATTACAACCAAGGAATTCGATCTGCTCGTATTTTTGGCGAGTCATCCGAACCGTGTGTTCAGCAAATCCGATCTGTTCGAGCGGATTTGGGGCATGGATTCCAGCGGAGATATAGCCACAGTTACTGTTCATATTCGCAAGCTGCGCGGAAAGCTGGAGACAGATCCCAAAAATCCGGATTACATTGAAACCGTATGGGGTGCGGGTTACCGGTTTACCGTATAA
- a CDS encoding sensor histidine kinase — MSIRIKMLLSFTGMLVISLLFILLTASLYTIAATGDLQSFRDIYKVHYQINPLTEQGESIFQEMKFMAKNEPDELQNKVLLREYDMKLRAEKSGLYVRRENSQIFESLTFNQPELKQALPAYDLNNYQIRSTFNIGERFYAYAKFDFQYTDGERGSIFVIRERSPFAELTRKLLPVMSLLLIGVLIIANLLLFRWITRSFIKPLNQLRNSAEQIKEGNLSFKLQLNSNDEVGQLSEAFESMRNQLQRSNDLRQQDEVNRKELISNISHDLRTPITNIKGYIEGIRDGVANTPEKMETYVNIIHAKAVSMDKLVDELFLYSKLDLNQEPFLFKEVDLVDFLEDSIEELRYDLEDKGVELNWDNQASGPVMASVDLDKLKRTVVNVVDNALKYMENEQKRFGITLQADDEWITMAFKDNGKGIPEEALPHIFERFYRAEQSRNSSTGGSGLGLAIARQIIDGHGGFIWADSIPGEGTIIYIQLKRLMHKED; from the coding sequence ATGTCCATTCGAATAAAAATGCTGCTGTCTTTCACGGGCATGCTCGTTATAAGTCTTCTGTTCATCCTGCTAACGGCAAGTCTGTATACTATTGCGGCAACAGGGGATTTGCAGAGTTTTCGTGATATTTACAAGGTACACTATCAGATCAACCCCTTAACCGAACAGGGAGAATCGATCTTTCAAGAGATGAAGTTTATGGCCAAAAATGAACCAGACGAGCTGCAAAACAAGGTTTTGCTGCGTGAATACGACATGAAGCTTCGAGCCGAGAAGTCCGGGCTCTATGTCAGACGCGAGAACAGCCAGATCTTCGAATCGCTGACCTTCAATCAGCCTGAACTGAAGCAGGCACTGCCTGCCTATGATCTGAACAATTATCAGATACGCAGTACTTTCAATATTGGTGAACGCTTCTATGCGTATGCAAAGTTTGATTTTCAATATACAGATGGGGAACGGGGAAGCATCTTCGTTATTCGTGAGCGGAGTCCTTTTGCCGAACTGACCCGCAAGCTGCTGCCCGTAATGTCACTCCTGCTCATCGGGGTGCTCATTATTGCAAACCTGCTGTTGTTCCGCTGGATCACTCGAAGTTTCATTAAACCGCTGAATCAGTTGCGGAACTCCGCTGAGCAAATTAAGGAAGGTAATCTGTCCTTCAAGCTCCAGCTTAATTCCAATGACGAGGTTGGTCAGCTCAGTGAAGCGTTTGAGAGCATGCGGAATCAACTGCAGCGTTCCAATGACCTCAGGCAGCAGGATGAAGTGAATCGCAAAGAGCTCATCTCCAACATCTCGCATGATCTCCGGACACCGATCACCAACATTAAAGGCTATATTGAGGGGATTCGTGATGGGGTGGCGAATACTCCGGAGAAAATGGAAACATACGTAAACATCATTCATGCCAAAGCAGTTAGCATGGATAAGTTAGTGGACGAGCTATTCCTCTATTCGAAGCTCGATTTGAATCAGGAGCCTTTCCTGTTCAAAGAGGTAGACCTCGTTGATTTCCTGGAAGACAGCATTGAAGAGCTGAGATACGATCTGGAGGATAAAGGGGTAGAACTTAATTGGGACAATCAGGCTTCCGGTCCAGTCATGGCTTCTGTAGATCTCGACAAATTAAAACGTACTGTCGTTAATGTAGTTGATAATGCACTAAAGTATATGGAAAATGAACAAAAACGATTTGGCATTACGCTTCAAGCAGATGACGAATGGATTACGATGGCTTTTAAGGATAATGGCAAAGGGATACCGGAAGAGGCGCTGCCTCACATATTCGAACGCTTCTATCGGGCTGAACAATCTCGCAATTCCTCCACGGGGGGAAGTGGACTAGGGCTGGCAATCGCCCGCCAAATTATCGATGGACACGGAGGATTCATCTGGGCAGACAGTATACCTGGAGAAGGTACAATCATTTACATTCAATTGAAACGGCTCATGCACAAGGAGGACTAG
- a CDS encoding response regulator transcription factor: protein MFNVLVVDDECVQREGIKELIARYGFPFHIMEAENGKKAEQLLVRNTIDILITDVKMPLMDGLELSKIARKTQQNIDIVICSGYDEFEYARSAIRLGVVNYLLKPLVKEEFLQVMVDITKMSPYAGKPEPETMEMRVIRQVKDYVKDNHQKDISLTEAAHDVYLSPGYLSILFKKETGENFSKYLTDYRLSRASHLLAHSNMKINDVAMAVGIDNHSYFAKLFKNKFGVSPLQFRECGVLHDRVDQEQVQ from the coding sequence ATGTTTAATGTTCTTGTTGTGGATGATGAGTGTGTTCAAAGAGAAGGAATCAAGGAATTGATCGCACGTTATGGCTTTCCTTTTCACATCATGGAAGCGGAGAACGGAAAGAAAGCAGAGCAGCTATTGGTACGAAATACGATTGATATTCTGATTACCGATGTTAAAATGCCACTCATGGACGGACTGGAACTTAGCAAGATCGCACGCAAAACGCAGCAGAATATAGATATTGTCATTTGCAGCGGATACGATGAGTTTGAATACGCGCGTAGTGCGATTCGGTTGGGTGTCGTCAATTATCTGCTCAAACCGCTTGTGAAGGAAGAGTTTCTGCAAGTGATGGTGGATATTACGAAGATGAGTCCGTACGCTGGGAAGCCTGAGCCTGAAACCATGGAAATGAGGGTGATCCGGCAGGTTAAGGACTATGTGAAGGATAATCATCAGAAAGATATCTCTCTAACAGAAGCAGCTCACGATGTGTATCTGTCTCCTGGATATTTAAGCATCCTGTTTAAGAAAGAAACCGGAGAGAACTTCTCCAAATATTTGACGGATTACCGCTTGAGCCGTGCAAGCCATCTGCTTGCTCACTCTAATATGAAGATTAATGATGTTGCGATGGCTGTAGGCATTGACAACCATTCTTATTTTGCCAAGCTGTTCAAAAACAAGTTCGGCGTTAGTCCGTTACAGTTCAGAGAGTGCGGGGTGCTTCATGATCGGGTGGATCAAGAGCAGGTTCAATGA
- a CDS encoding sugar O-acetyltransferase, protein MKTEKEKMLAGELYKGWDPELTRDRAYARRMTRMFNQSTEADEELKTDILKKLLGSTGEHLSMEPNIRFDYGYNIHVGDHFYTNFDCTILDVCEVRIGSHCLFGPGVHIYTATHPIDPSERNEGPEYGKPVTIGDNVWVGGRAIINPGVTIGNNVVIASGAVVTKDVPDNVVVGGNPAKVIKEIEVSR, encoded by the coding sequence ATGAAAACAGAAAAAGAAAAAATGCTGGCTGGAGAGCTCTATAAAGGTTGGGACCCTGAATTGACGCGTGATCGCGCATACGCCAGACGGATGACCCGCATGTTTAATCAAAGTACCGAAGCTGATGAGGAACTTAAAACAGACATTTTGAAAAAATTGCTGGGATCAACTGGGGAACATCTAAGCATGGAGCCTAACATCCGGTTCGATTATGGCTACAATATCCATGTGGGCGACCACTTCTATACCAATTTTGATTGCACCATTTTGGATGTGTGTGAGGTGAGGATTGGCAGTCACTGCTTATTCGGGCCAGGTGTTCATATCTATACGGCAACACATCCGATCGATCCTTCCGAGAGAAATGAAGGGCCCGAATATGGTAAGCCGGTAACGATCGGAGATAACGTGTGGGTGGGCGGACGAGCCATTATTAATCCTGGAGTTACTATTGGCAATAATGTTGTCATTGCGTCCGGAGCCGTGGTAACCAAGGATGTTCCGGACAACGTGGTTGTTGGAGGGAATCCAGCCAAGGTGATCAAGGAAATCGAAGTTTCGCGGTAA
- a CDS encoding GNAT family N-acetyltransferase, translating to MNLIFPQVSTLEEIAELSRLAAEIWQEYYVSIITLEQIDYMIQKYQSESAITEQIHEQGYEYYFIQREETPVGYMSVRVEEDKMFLSKFYIGKEHRGQGYASLAFAFLEKLCMERGIHLIWLTVNRHNESSIAVYEKKGFRTVREQVADIGNGFVMDDFIMEKAIHIS from the coding sequence ATGAATCTTATATTTCCGCAAGTTAGCACATTAGAAGAAATCGCTGAATTGTCCCGATTGGCCGCCGAGATTTGGCAGGAGTATTACGTATCCATCATTACGCTTGAACAGATTGATTACATGATCCAAAAATACCAATCTGAATCAGCCATAACAGAACAAATTCATGAGCAGGGTTATGAATATTACTTCATTCAACGTGAAGAAACGCCTGTCGGCTACATGTCTGTAAGAGTAGAGGAAGATAAAATGTTCCTGAGTAAATTTTACATCGGCAAGGAACACAGGGGCCAAGGCTACGCCAGCCTAGCGTTTGCTTTTCTGGAGAAGCTATGTATGGAACGAGGTATTCATCTGATCTGGTTAACTGTCAATCGTCATAACGAATCAAGTATTGCTGTCTATGAGAAAAAAGGATTCCGAACTGTCCGGGAACAGGTTGCGGATATCGGCAATGGTTTTGTAATGGATGATTTTATTATGGAAAAGGCAATCCACATTTCTTAA
- a CDS encoding ROK family protein: MKFITNNMITNNTMRVKKMNRELVRQTLKKMGQGTKSMVAEATGLSVATCRSILLELLEAGELVELDLEESSGGRPAQVYKFNENFSYIVCLIVKAGVQCHSVSYSVTNLYGEIVEEGYQETEKDQMNEVVIYELIERLIGKFPLIRAVGIGVPGAVNQGVVNVSDIPRLVGVPLAAYIRGKYEVEVIVENDMNLTVYGLYQKQEYQDEKSIVVATFIEGSLPGAGIMIDGHIHRGNTQFAGEIAFLPLGLSYDEQFRLLHDRETFHPLAARAVSSLIAVMNPETLALTGTLVQPEDVEMIRNECLKYIPEMHMPQIKLLDEPDENYKYGLMTLTMESLTYSLQLVEKRR; this comes from the coding sequence GTGAAATTCATTACGAATAATATGATTACAAACAACACCATGCGAGTTAAGAAAATGAACCGGGAACTGGTGCGGCAAACGTTAAAAAAGATGGGGCAAGGCACGAAATCAATGGTCGCCGAGGCAACAGGGTTAAGTGTTGCGACCTGCCGGAGCATATTGTTAGAACTACTCGAAGCCGGTGAGCTCGTAGAACTGGATCTGGAAGAATCCAGCGGGGGCAGGCCAGCTCAAGTTTATAAATTTAATGAGAACTTTTCCTATATCGTCTGTCTAATTGTAAAAGCGGGTGTCCAATGCCACTCCGTCTCGTATTCCGTAACCAACTTGTATGGGGAGATTGTGGAGGAAGGCTATCAGGAAACGGAAAAGGATCAGATGAACGAAGTAGTCATCTATGAATTGATTGAAAGACTTATCGGTAAATTCCCCTTAATCCGAGCCGTTGGAATCGGTGTTCCGGGTGCAGTTAACCAAGGCGTTGTTAATGTGTCCGATATTCCACGTCTGGTTGGTGTTCCACTGGCTGCATACATACGAGGAAAATACGAGGTCGAAGTTATAGTTGAGAATGACATGAACTTAACCGTTTACGGGCTCTATCAGAAACAGGAGTACCAGGATGAGAAGTCCATTGTTGTTGCGACCTTTATTGAAGGCTCCTTACCGGGAGCTGGAATCATGATTGATGGGCATATTCACAGAGGGAATACCCAGTTCGCCGGAGAAATCGCTTTTTTGCCACTCGGCCTCTCGTATGATGAGCAGTTCAGGTTACTCCATGATCGGGAAACGTTCCATCCGCTGGCTGCACGCGCGGTATCAAGCCTGATTGCTGTGATGAACCCGGAAACCCTTGCTTTGACTGGCACGCTGGTACAACCGGAGGATGTCGAAATGATCCGGAACGAATGCCTGAAATATATACCGGAGATGCACATGCCACAGATTAAACTTTTGGATGAACCGGATGAGAATTATAAGTATGGCTTAATGACATTGACGATGGAAAGCCTCACATATTCGCTGCAGCTTGTCGAAAAGCGGAGGTAA
- a CDS encoding phosphotransferase enzyme family protein yields the protein MKDFFRYDSMKDRNALLDRARNVALSALQQYDLAWERIQYIQLSDTITYKVETNTSDSYLLRIHSDRWSKEEIQSELIFLQSLNAVDEILVPVGIVSLTGSHVLEVDTIEGYRKPYVTVMKWVEGEHVKGEITGALVSRMGSMMGKLHEAVSGLNLPPNFVRPVWGADSFRGEIAKLERYYTRFLSDQAWTEYQHAVEKILSTLSGMEKNGQNYGIIHADLHADNIVFKDDLPYPIDFGRCGFGYFLYDLAGSLLGLYPRERMTFIQGYENVRRLGTDYIRDLECFFIMFMIETYCHHASNPEESTRLMDEQPYAQAYIREFLKGNPFLFVPIEPEDMDKVQQ from the coding sequence ATGAAGGATTTTTTTCGTTATGACTCGATGAAAGACAGAAATGCTCTGCTGGATAGAGCCAGAAATGTCGCTCTATCTGCATTACAGCAGTATGATTTGGCGTGGGAACGCATCCAGTATATTCAATTGTCGGATACGATTACTTACAAAGTTGAAACAAATACATCTGATTCTTATTTGCTTCGGATTCATTCCGATCGTTGGAGTAAGGAAGAAATACAATCAGAACTTATATTTCTTCAATCCTTGAATGCAGTGGATGAAATTCTTGTCCCCGTGGGGATCGTCTCTCTTACAGGTTCTCATGTATTAGAGGTTGATACGATTGAGGGTTATAGAAAACCGTATGTGACGGTGATGAAGTGGGTGGAAGGAGAGCATGTAAAGGGTGAGATTACGGGAGCTCTTGTTTCTAGAATGGGATCGATGATGGGAAAGCTGCATGAAGCAGTTTCCGGCTTAAACTTGCCTCCCAACTTTGTACGCCCCGTTTGGGGAGCAGACTCTTTTAGAGGTGAGATAGCGAAGCTTGAGCGTTATTATACACGATTTTTGTCGGATCAAGCCTGGACGGAATATCAGCATGCTGTCGAGAAAATATTAAGTACTCTTTCTGGTATGGAGAAAAATGGTCAAAACTACGGAATAATTCATGCTGATTTGCATGCCGATAATATCGTTTTCAAAGATGATCTACCGTATCCAATAGATTTCGGAAGATGTGGCTTTGGCTATTTTCTCTATGATCTGGCAGGCAGTTTATTGGGTCTTTATCCCAGAGAACGAATGACCTTCATCCAAGGTTACGAGAACGTGAGAAGACTGGGAACAGATTATATTCGAGACTTGGAATGTTTCTTCATTATGTTCATGATTGAAACCTACTGTCATCACGCATCTAACCCCGAAGAGAGCACAAGATTAATGGATGAACAACCTTATGCTCAAGCATACATTAGAGAATTTTTAAAAGGGAATCCTTTTTTGTTTGTTCCGATTGAACCGGAGGACATGGATAAGGTTCAACAGTGA
- a CDS encoding winged helix-turn-helix transcriptional regulator has translation MSMAEYKGKVKNIQDTPFGYTVSVIGGKWKMVILYLLAEGQTVRFNDLKRQIGAITYKMLSSQLKELEADGLVSRKEYPQVPPKVEYSLTAKAESLLPIMEELCEWGVKNQP, from the coding sequence ATGAGCATGGCTGAATATAAAGGTAAAGTGAAGAACATCCAGGATACCCCCTTTGGTTATACGGTGTCTGTAATCGGGGGTAAATGGAAAATGGTGATCCTCTACCTCTTGGCTGAAGGTCAAACCGTTCGATTCAATGATCTAAAGAGGCAGATTGGAGCGATTACGTACAAAATGTTAAGTTCACAACTTAAAGAATTGGAAGCAGATGGTCTGGTGAGCCGGAAGGAATATCCACAAGTCCCTCCCAAAGTCGAGTACAGTCTCACCGCCAAAGCAGAGAGCCTGCTACCGATTATGGAGGAGTTATGTGAATGGGGAGTGAAGAATCAACCATAA
- a CDS encoding ankyrin repeat domain-containing protein has translation MSKLLLMAILISSVFIVQGCAPAVENNSTVEEQAASLNEQLLTAAEESDPQKIKRVLQEGADINAQDEGGRTAAMIATYNNDLASAQILIEAGADVNIQDDMENNPFLYAGAEGYLDILKLTIEAGADPAMTNRYGGTALIPASEHGYVDVVRELLTQTSVDVNHVNQLGWTALLEAIILNDGNEHQQETIQLLIDHGADVNLADSDGLSPLSHAKKKGFREIEEILLQAGAK, from the coding sequence ATGAGCAAGTTGCTTTTAATGGCTATTTTAATCAGCAGTGTGTTCATCGTCCAAGGCTGTGCACCGGCAGTAGAAAATAACTCTACGGTGGAGGAGCAGGCAGCTTCACTGAACGAACAGCTCCTAACGGCAGCGGAGGAATCAGACCCCCAGAAGATCAAAAGAGTGCTTCAAGAGGGTGCGGATATCAATGCTCAAGATGAGGGAGGAAGAACCGCTGCCATGATTGCGACCTACAACAATGATCTGGCATCGGCTCAAATACTGATCGAAGCTGGTGCAGATGTTAATATACAGGACGATATGGAGAACAACCCGTTTCTGTACGCTGGCGCAGAAGGGTATCTGGATATATTGAAGCTCACGATTGAGGCGGGTGCAGATCCAGCGATGACGAATCGCTATGGAGGAACAGCACTGATTCCCGCTTCAGAGCACGGATATGTGGATGTAGTACGTGAGCTTCTCACTCAAACTTCTGTGGATGTGAATCATGTCAATCAATTGGGCTGGACGGCATTGCTGGAAGCGATCATTCTGAACGATGGGAATGAACACCAGCAAGAAACGATCCAGCTACTCATTGACCATGGCGCAGATGTGAACCTTGCGGATAGTGATGGTTTGTCACCTTTGAGCCATGCCAAGAAGAAAGGGTTCAGGGAAATCGAAGAGATTTTGCTTCAGGCTGGTGCGAAATAG
- a CDS encoding GNAT family N-acetyltransferase, whose translation MITLRKITLDNRRVIFNLEVAEEQQKYVASNLSSVASCFVLATNGGSPFPFAIYADEQPVGFVMITYGITGYDLPKIADNNYCILRLMIDKQHQNKGYGREAMKEVIEFIRTFPAGPAKLCWIPYSPDNLAAKKLYESLGFNENSEVCHGEIVTVLEL comes from the coding sequence GTGATAACGCTCAGAAAGATTACATTGGATAACCGACGTGTCATATTTAACCTGGAGGTAGCAGAAGAGCAACAAAAATATGTTGCTTCCAATCTTTCGAGTGTAGCCTCGTGTTTTGTTTTAGCGACCAATGGAGGTTCACCTTTTCCATTTGCAATCTACGCAGATGAACAACCTGTTGGGTTTGTAATGATTACGTATGGAATTACCGGTTATGATCTTCCCAAAATTGCTGACAATAACTACTGCATTTTACGGCTCATGATTGACAAGCAGCACCAGAATAAAGGATATGGCCGTGAAGCAATGAAGGAGGTAATTGAATTCATTCGTACTTTTCCGGCTGGTCCAGCCAAACTTTGTTGGATTCCATATAGCCCAGATAACCTGGCTGCGAAGAAGTTATATGAGAGCTTAGGCTTCAACGAGAACAGTGAAGTTTGCCACGGCGAGATTGTAACCGTATTAGAACTCTGA